In a genomic window of Gambusia affinis linkage group LG04, SWU_Gaff_1.0, whole genome shotgun sequence:
- the LOC122829982 gene encoding reticulon-3-like isoform X3: MEDSSSPNHSSSSPMELFQAALQLIYWREPRKSLAAFVSSLMVLVAMATLSVISVVSYLLLAFLCVTITFRSLLDRDISVSSESARQLADWCRNRLNWLSVQTRRLLLVEDLVDSLKMAAIMWLMTYVGALFNGVTILILADVVFFTAPPIYQKKKTQIDRQLVLLQSKLEKVLLRLQDRLPGAVRRSKAE, from the exons atggaggacTCTTCTTCACCCAACCACTCCTCTTCATCACCCATGGAGCTCTTTCAGGCAG CCCTGCAGCTCATCTATTGGAGGGAACCCAGAAAGTCCTTGGCGGCGTTTGTCTCATCTCTGATGGTccttgttgccatggcgacGCTGTCGGTCATCAGCGTCGTGTCCTACCTGTTGCTGGCCTTTCTCTGCGTCACCATCACCTTCAG GTCTCTGCTGGACCGGGACATCTCCGTTTCCTCGGAGTCGGCCCGGCAGCTGGCCGATTGGTGCCGGAACCGCCTGAACTGGCTGAGCGTCCAGACCAGGaggctgctgctggtggaggaCCTGGTGGACTCGCTGAAG ATGGCGGCCATCATGTGGCTGATGACATACGTCGGTGCGTTGTTCAATGGCGTCACCATTCTGATCCTGG CCGATGTCGTTTTCTTCACCGCGCCGCCGATCTACCAGAAGAAGAAG ACCCAGATCGATCGGCAGCTGGTTCTGCTTCAGTCCAAACTGGAGAAGGTTCTGCTGAG GCTGCAGGACCGGCTGCCTGGAGCTGTGAGGAGGAGCAAAGCGGAGTGA
- the LOC122829982 gene encoding reticulon-3-like isoform X1 codes for MEDSSSPNHSSSSPMELFQAALQLIYWREPRKSLAAFVSSLMVLVAMATLSVISVVSYLLLAFLCVTITFRVYKSVIQAVQKSHEGHPFRSLLDRDISVSSESARQLADWCRNRLNWLSVQTRRLLLVEDLVDSLKMAAIMWLMTYVGALFNGVTILILADVVFFTAPPIYQKKKTQIDRQLVLLQSKLEKVLLRLQDRLPGAVRRSKAE; via the exons atggaggacTCTTCTTCACCCAACCACTCCTCTTCATCACCCATGGAGCTCTTTCAGGCAG CCCTGCAGCTCATCTATTGGAGGGAACCCAGAAAGTCCTTGGCGGCGTTTGTCTCATCTCTGATGGTccttgttgccatggcgacGCTGTCGGTCATCAGCGTCGTGTCCTACCTGTTGCTGGCCTTTCTCTGCGTCACCATCACCTTCAG GGTTTATAAATCCGTGATCCAGGCGGTCCAAAAGTCCCACGAAGGTCACCCCTTCAG GTCTCTGCTGGACCGGGACATCTCCGTTTCCTCGGAGTCGGCCCGGCAGCTGGCCGATTGGTGCCGGAACCGCCTGAACTGGCTGAGCGTCCAGACCAGGaggctgctgctggtggaggaCCTGGTGGACTCGCTGAAG ATGGCGGCCATCATGTGGCTGATGACATACGTCGGTGCGTTGTTCAATGGCGTCACCATTCTGATCCTGG CCGATGTCGTTTTCTTCACCGCGCCGCCGATCTACCAGAAGAAGAAG ACCCAGATCGATCGGCAGCTGGTTCTGCTTCAGTCCAAACTGGAGAAGGTTCTGCTGAG GCTGCAGGACCGGCTGCCTGGAGCTGTGAGGAGGAGCAAAGCGGAGTGA
- the LOC122829982 gene encoding reticulon-3-like isoform X2 has protein sequence MPHVLLISPALQLIYWREPRKSLAAFVSSLMVLVAMATLSVISVVSYLLLAFLCVTITFRVYKSVIQAVQKSHEGHPFRSLLDRDISVSSESARQLADWCRNRLNWLSVQTRRLLLVEDLVDSLKMAAIMWLMTYVGALFNGVTILILADVVFFTAPPIYQKKKTQIDRQLVLLQSKLEKVLLRLQDRLPGAVRRSKAE, from the exons ATGCCTCATGTTCTGCTGATCTCGCCAGCCCTGCAGCTCATCTATTGGAGGGAACCCAGAAAGTCCTTGGCGGCGTTTGTCTCATCTCTGATGGTccttgttgccatggcgacGCTGTCGGTCATCAGCGTCGTGTCCTACCTGTTGCTGGCCTTTCTCTGCGTCACCATCACCTTCAG GGTTTATAAATCCGTGATCCAGGCGGTCCAAAAGTCCCACGAAGGTCACCCCTTCAG GTCTCTGCTGGACCGGGACATCTCCGTTTCCTCGGAGTCGGCCCGGCAGCTGGCCGATTGGTGCCGGAACCGCCTGAACTGGCTGAGCGTCCAGACCAGGaggctgctgctggtggaggaCCTGGTGGACTCGCTGAAG ATGGCGGCCATCATGTGGCTGATGACATACGTCGGTGCGTTGTTCAATGGCGTCACCATTCTGATCCTGG CCGATGTCGTTTTCTTCACCGCGCCGCCGATCTACCAGAAGAAGAAG ACCCAGATCGATCGGCAGCTGGTTCTGCTTCAGTCCAAACTGGAGAAGGTTCTGCTGAG GCTGCAGGACCGGCTGCCTGGAGCTGTGAGGAGGAGCAAAGCGGAGTGA